Below is a window of Fibrobacter sp. UWB11 DNA.
ATTGAACTTCTCGAACTTGGCGATATCCTTGTCGTGGAAGAACACGAGAACTTCGCCTTCGCTTGTCCAGAAGTATGCCTTCTTGCCGGCTTCGTCAAACTTGCGATCCTTTATAGGTACGTCGCTCTTGGCAAAATGAGCACCGCCTGCCTTGGCACCGAATCCGAGTTCATCTTTACCGTTTCCGAAAATCGGAGATTCCGGCTTGATGGGATCCCAGCCGTAGCCTGCCTTGAGAGCGACTCCTGGCTTTTTGCCTGCTACCTTCAGCAGCTTTAACCATTCAGCCTTGCTCGGCATGTGGAATCCTTCGAGACATGCTTTTTGAGCGTTCTGAAAATCATAGAGACGTCCCCAGTGATTGCATTGCGCACAAATTGCACCGGATGCCGTGGCGAAGTTCATGTTCTCTGCTGTCCAAAGTTGGTCGCCAATGACAATCCATTCGTAGGAGATTCCATCGCGCGGATCCTTATAGCTGCCGCTTGTGGCGGGGGAGCCGTCTTCATTGTAAGTCTCGCCGAATGAAATTTGTTTATTTTGCTTGTATTCGGACTTGGAGGCTACTTTCCCGTTCTTGTGGTAGCGGATAACGGTTCCTTCGATGTAACCGTTTGCGTATGGAAGTTCCGTCTGGAGAGTGCCGTCCTTGTAGTATTCCTTGGTGACTCCTTCGCGGCGGTCATTTACGTAGTTGGATTCTCGCTTGAGTGTTCCATCGTCGTAGTATTCTTTTTCGAGGCCTTCCTTCTTGTCGTTCACGTAGGTGGCTTCGAATCGCGTGTTCCCGTTCGGGTATTTTTCAATACGAACGTCGTCGCAGGCGGTGAACGCTATCGAACTTGCAGCGATGAAGAGAATGAATGGTAGGTGTTTCATGCGTACTCCTTATAGTGTGATTTTTCCCGCCGTAGCGAGAAGCCCAATCATGTATAACATCCCATCATAATAGCGCCAAAAACGGTAGGGCACAGAGAGCGCGGCCAGTCGTCTTACGAATGGCGTGATGCGCGGGTCATCAAATGGTAATACTTGCGTTGCTGCTGCATTCATGGCGATTAGGCCTGGTGTCGCATTTCGTCCTTGGTGCGGGTAAGGCCCTCCGTCGACAGCGTAGTCCGAAAGGTACGGATTGCAGTTCTGGAAGAAATGCAAAATGCGTTCGCAAATTTCTTTTTCGCTTTCGTGCCCACGGAAAATGGAATAGTCCAGACTTAAGTTGAGGGCAACGCGCCAAGCATCACCGCTAAAGTTGTTGCTTTCGGGGAACCAGGGCATCGCTTTAGGGGTTCCGTCGTATTCGGCGTAATCTGGGCAAAGTCCTGTGGTGGGGTGTGCTGCCTTTTGCAAAAATTCAATGCTTGCCTGTGCGACTTCGAGCCAAGATTCATCGCCTGTTGCTTCGGCAAACATGCGGTAGAACGCCATCGTGTGGTAGCTCGGGTCGGTAAAGTCGTTTCCGAGAACGGGAGAAAACTTGATTATTTTTCGTTCGGGATCGATAATTGGGCCGACGAGCTCGTTGACCGGTTTGTACTTGATGTCGGTGATGAGCTCTTTGGCGTCGTTGAGTAGATCTTCGCGATTAAAGCGCTTTGCGGCAATAAGGAGTGCTGCTGCAAAATATTCTTCGCTATCTGGAGCTGCACCGGGGTCCATCATGGAAAAGTCGGTCGTGTTGACCTGCCATGAAAAATATCCTTTGTGCGGACCATCGTTGTTACGGACAAATCTCTTTGAAAAGTTCCAAAGTTTGTCGAACGTGGATTCGTGGTCTGTCAGTGCCGCGATGAACATGCCGTAGCTCATGCCTTCCGAGCGGATGTCATCGTGTCCGATGTCGATGATGTATGCCATGTCGTCGGAAGCTTCAAAATAGATTCGCTCGTCTATCGGGTCGCCCTCAAATAGCTTGCTATAGGCATTCTGAATAAGCTGGTCCGCGAAATTGGGACCATATCCGGCTTCGACAAATAAATCACGCGTAGGGTAGCGTTGCAACATCATTCTCAGTTCCAAAAAATTCTAAATCAGTTATATATTTTAAAATAAATAAATTCGTATCTTAATTGTGGAGGTACACATGGCAGATATATTGATTTTGGGTTATGGTCCGGCTGGAATTTCGGCGGCTCTTTATGGTCTTCGCGCTGGCCTTCAGGTTCAACTGGTTGGAAAGGATGTGGGCGCTCTTGCAAAGGCTCATAAAATTGAAAATTATTTTGGTTTGGAAAAATCTCTGACGGGTGAAGAACTTGCCGAAGTTGGCAAAAAGCAGGCTGTTGCGCTTGGAGCCGAAATTGTGAATGATGAGGTGACCGACCTCATGTTTGATGGCTTTGGATTTGTGGCTACGGGCTTGAACGGGACGTATCGTGGCAAGGTTTGCGTGATGGCTACGGGTGCTGCCCGCAAAAAGACTCCGATTCCGGGTATGGCTGAAATGGAAGGTCACGGTGTCAGCTATTGCGCTGTGTGCGATGCGTTCTTTTATCGTAAAAAAGATGTGGCTGTGCTTGGCTCGGGCGAGTATGCTTTGCACGAAGCGACTGAACTTTTGTCTGTAGTCAACAGCGTGACGCTTTTGACGAATGGTGCTGAACTTACGGCAACGTTCCCCGAAAGTGTGAAGATTGAAACCCGCAAGATTTCTAGTCTCAAGGGCGCTGGACAATTTGAAGGCGTAAAGTTTGATGATGGCCTTGAAGCTGATTTTGACGGTATGTTCGTGGCCATGGGCAGTGCTAATGCAACGGATCTAGCTTTGAAGGCTGGCGCTGCGTTCGATGCCGGAAAGCTCGTGCTCGATAAGGATTTCCAGACAACAGTTCCGGGACTCTTTGCTGCGGGTGACTGCACGGGTGGCACGCTCCAGGTGGCTGTAGCCGTTGGCGAAGGTGCGATTGCGGGCCTTGCTGCAATTAAATATTTGAGAGAACATAGAGAATAGTTAGTGTGCGGAAAATGCGCCGCGTTACTTTACTCACAAATCCTGACGTTTGCAATTTGCATTGTCCGCTGTGTTTTTTGAACCAGCGGGCTTTGCTTAATTGTGACGCGCGGAGTGCTGAGAATGGTAACGGAGGGCGATCTTTTAATTGTAATAAGGAACGCCGCGCGTTTGGCCTAGGCGAGATGACTTTCGAGATTGCTCAGGCATCGATAGAAAAGTATGCCGCAGAACGTGATGCTTCAGGAAAGCGCTTGCTGCGAGAAGTAATCCCTTCGACGATGGGGGAACCTCTACTTTATTCGCATTTTGACGAACTGCTAGAGTTGTGTAGGGCGCTTGAGATTCCGCTGAACCTCACGACGAATGGGACTTTCCCTGGAAAGTGGGGAAGTGACGCTGCGATGGAATTGCTGTTGCGTTCGTGCAGCGACATCAAGGTAAGCTATTTGGCGTCGGAACAGTTCGATGGTTGGAAAGCGAACGTTGAAAAGCTGGTGAAAGTGCGCGATGGACTGCGAGAAAATACGAGATGCGCGACGGTCTCGTTGCAAGTGACTCTGCACAAGAAGAATTTGCAGGACGTGCCGGAGTTGGTGTCGTGGGCTTCTGCGATTGGAATTGACCGAATCAAGTGGAATAAAGTGGTGGTTTTGAGTACCGCTTCGCAAGAACTCCGTGAAATGTATATGCCAGACGATGCGTTGCTGGAATCGTTGCGTAAAGAGTTACGGTCAGGTGCGCTTTCGGCTTCGAATGTGAAGCATGAGGGGAGTCTTTTTTTTAATAATAGCGCAGACATTTGTGCTGTTGGCGGCAAGTGCGAATCATGTCCGTTTGCAGATGAAGTGTGGGTTTGGCCTGATGGCCATGAGGACCATTGCCCAAATCCGGAACGGAGATATGTCATTCCCGGCTTGACCGGGAATCTCCCTCTTGGTAATGAGATGTAGGAATAGCGAGATAAGACAAAACCCTCACTTTGTTTCGCATTTTGCCCTTCGGGTTTTGGCTTGCGCCAAAATCTCAAATTTGTTCATTGTTCACTTCGTTCACGGAACAAATTTGTCGAACTCACTTCGTGAGTTCTTCATCTCGCAGAATTTCAGATATAAAAA
It encodes the following:
- a CDS encoding glycosyl hydrolase family 8, which encodes MMLQRYPTRDLFVEAGYGPNFADQLIQNAYSKLFEGDPIDERIYFEASDDMAYIIDIGHDDIRSEGMSYGMFIAALTDHESTFDKLWNFSKRFVRNNDGPHKGYFSWQVNTTDFSMMDPGAAPDSEEYFAAALLIAAKRFNREDLLNDAKELITDIKYKPVNELVGPIIDPERKIIKFSPVLGNDFTDPSYHTMAFYRMFAEATGDESWLEVAQASIEFLQKAAHPTTGLCPDYAEYDGTPKAMPWFPESNNFSGDAWRVALNLSLDYSIFRGHESEKEICERILHFFQNCNPYLSDYAVDGGPYPHQGRNATPGLIAMNAAATQVLPFDDPRITPFVRRLAALSVPYRFWRYYDGMLYMIGLLATAGKITL
- a CDS encoding FISUMP domain-containing protein; translation: MKHLPFILFIAASSIAFTACDDVRIEKYPNGNTRFEATYVNDKKEGLEKEYYDDGTLKRESNYVNDRREGVTKEYYKDGTLQTELPYANGYIEGTVIRYHKNGKVASKSEYKQNKQISFGETYNEDGSPATSGSYKDPRDGISYEWIVIGDQLWTAENMNFATASGAICAQCNHWGRLYDFQNAQKACLEGFHMPSKAEWLKLLKVAGKKPGVALKAGYGWDPIKPESPIFGNGKDELGFGAKAGGAHFAKSDVPIKDRKFDEAGKKAYFWTSEGEVLVFFHDKDIAKFEKFNPEFGASLRCLKN
- a CDS encoding NAD(P)/FAD-dependent oxidoreductase, which produces MADILILGYGPAGISAALYGLRAGLQVQLVGKDVGALAKAHKIENYFGLEKSLTGEELAEVGKKQAVALGAEIVNDEVTDLMFDGFGFVATGLNGTYRGKVCVMATGAARKKTPIPGMAEMEGHGVSYCAVCDAFFYRKKDVAVLGSGEYALHEATELLSVVNSVTLLTNGAELTATFPESVKIETRKISSLKGAGQFEGVKFDDGLEADFDGMFVAMGSANATDLALKAGAAFDAGKLVLDKDFQTTVPGLFAAGDCTGGTLQVAVAVGEGAIAGLAAIKYLREHRE
- a CDS encoding radical SAM protein; protein product: MTFEIAQASIEKYAAERDASGKRLLREVIPSTMGEPLLYSHFDELLELCRALEIPLNLTTNGTFPGKWGSDAAMELLLRSCSDIKVSYLASEQFDGWKANVEKLVKVRDGLRENTRCATVSLQVTLHKKNLQDVPELVSWASAIGIDRIKWNKVVVLSTASQELREMYMPDDALLESLRKELRSGALSASNVKHEGSLFFNNSADICAVGGKCESCPFADEVWVWPDGHEDHCPNPERRYVIPGLTGNLPLGNEM